The Scleropages formosus chromosome 9, fSclFor1.1, whole genome shotgun sequence DNA segment CACGTCTCAGGTTCTCCTCTCGCTCTAAGGCCAGGCGAATTTCCCTCTCAATGGGTGTCTCCGGCTCATCGTATGGGGACCGATAGCTGGAGTCATCCAAACCGGAGTCCTCTGAACATGGGCTAAAATGGGTCTGGGAGTAATCACTGAATGTCATGCTGTCCAACTCAGGCTCCTTCTTGGACCTGTCAATGTTACGGACAGGGGTATACATGGAGTTGTGTCCTCCTTGACATGTATTGTGCCTAATGGAGGGCTGGTAAACTTGACATTTCGTCTCCTCTTCCATCTTCAACCACTGATTCCGAGCAACTAGAAAATCCACGTGTTCTGTGCTGACATTTTCATTCTTGGTCTCTTGAATGACACAGTAGTCGGGGGGAACCTTTTTATTAGTGCTTCCTTTCATGGAGcttgaagtgtgtgtggtttgtttcAAAGCATGATTGgactcctcttcatcctctgaGATTTTTGATAAGCCATGAAACAAAGAAGGGGCTGTGTTGCTAGGGTGTTCTTGGAAGTGAAACTCATGTTCTGTATAGTCTTCCGGGTCCTCAATTATCTGCTCGTGGTCTGGAATGTCTTCCTCAAGGACCTCGCTGGTTTCTGGTGGGCTATCCAcattattttccactttttgcaCAAAGAGTTCTCGAGCACTTAAGTTAAGGATTTCATCCATATAAGAATCATCATCTTCTTTATTAATTGAAGAGGAAAATATGGCCCTCCACTTCTCATCGGTGTCACTGTCTGAGGAGACAGCTTCTATTTCAACCCTCAGAACGCTATTCAATTCTGGGTCATCTGGATCAAGATCATGACAGGATTCCGTGGAGATGTCGGATGAGGCCTCCTCTCTGATACATTCTTCCAAGGGAGATTGCTCTTCTTCAGTCTTGCAGAAGTTTTCCACAATGACTTCTTGTGCTGTTTCAGGTTCGGCTGTCTCTGTAACATCGCTGTCCTCTGCGTCTTCCATGGTGAGCAGCACTGGATTCTCTAGCTCTTCCTGATCTGTTTGGTCTTGCATCTTATGaactgtttcattttcacacaccgTTCCTGCACTGGATGGTGTATCAGAAACGGAGGAGTTTATGGACTCTGTACGATTCAGGTCGTTATGTTCTGTATCTAGGACCAAAGCCTCCTTCTGACAGGGAACTTCTGTATCCTTTGAATGTTCCAGCTCAGGTTGTTTTTCGGTTTCATTCGGCCATTGTGGCAAGTCTGCCAGAATGTCAACgctttcttttgtttctgtggGTTCACTAATGTCTGGATTGGGCCAGTCAGGTTCAGCCTCCTCAAGTGTATCCTTATTTTCTATTGCCTCTGTCTCCACAGAATCCATTTTATAGTCTATTACGGCAGCCATTTCTGATTGCTGGCCGGTCTCCATGGTTACTACTTCTGAAAAGTATTCTAGttctttttgtttctgattTGGAGTGTAGCTGCAATCTTCATTCACTTCATTGCCatttgtctgcttctgctccACTGTGGTTGCCTataaaaaattaagagaaagtTTTGTATATACAGACAGCAGTAATAGAAAGATCACATTTGAAAAATTATGACTGTCGAATTAGTGTAATGtaatacagaaaacaaatgtatatGTTATTTCTTCTTTTGGAATCCCACATGTTGAATGAGATCA contains these protein-coding regions:
- the palmdb gene encoding uncharacterized protein palmdb isoform X4, whose protein sequence is MEEADLLKERLQAITDKRKLQEDITRKKREIEEEKLKLQYLKKKALREQWLMDGLSPQSQQDQEAMKLQAHDEEQQTKVLQSNIHRMEKEIEALEIQEVTISENEALILKRLKEIEKTAEDIRKATTVEQKQTNGNEVNEDCSYTPNQKQKELEYFSEVVTMETGQQSEMAAVIDYKMDSVETEAIENKDTLEEAEPDWPNPDISEPTETKESVDILADLPQWPNETEKQPELEHSKDTEVPCQKEALVLDTEHNDLNRTESINSSVSDTPSSAGTVCENETVHKMQDQTDQEELENPVLLTMEDAEDSDVTETAEPETAQEVIVENFCKTEEEQSPLEECIREEASSDISTESCHDLDPDDPELNSVLRVEIEAVSSDSDTDEKWRAIFSSSINKEDDDSYMDEILNLSARELFVQKVENNVDSPPETSEVLEEDIPDHEQIIEDPEDYTEHEFHFQEHPSNTAPSLFHGLSKISEDEEESNHALKQTTHTSSSMKGSTNKKVPPDYCVIQETKNENVSTEHVDFLVARNQWLKMEEETKCQVYQPSIRHNTCQGGHNSMYTPVRNIDRSKKEPELDSMTFSDYSQTHFSPCSEDSGLDDSSYRSPYDEPETPIEREIRLALEREENLRRERGLSKLSDSSECTVRPVILVPGKSDRRLSQEIDERRKVFETKEEDGRFPKSSNVKTPSFVITSSPSKSQLYQEVSGNNVIILEPDSYSSSPTHCAKDAASSQQIKKANEWPSEKSNVIILETPSVIIRSSSEFCLNSVCQDTQESTFLNNPFFKLRSRSTQSLIDEEIKMVKQREEELKIQRENLYSKEKYNVMSPSALDSLAFDKSAELPVKCKSSPSSPMKSPYKMDRSTLSCESKVKTFCS
- the palmdb gene encoding uncharacterized protein palmdb isoform X1 yields the protein MEDRPSTLQPTRDPLCTASCPLCARLSGICVLCSRAAMEEADLLKERLQAITDKRKLQEDITRKKREIEEEKLKLQYLKKKALREQWLMDGLSPQSQQDQEAMKLQAHDEEQQTKVLQSNIHRMEKEIEALEIQEVTISENEALILKRLKEIEKTAEDIRKATTVEQKQTNGNEVNEDCSYTPNQKQKELEYFSEVVTMETGQQSEMAAVIDYKMDSVETEAIENKDTLEEAEPDWPNPDISEPTETKESVDILADLPQWPNETEKQPELEHSKDTEVPCQKEALVLDTEHNDLNRTESINSSVSDTPSSAGTVCENETVHKMQDQTDQEELENPVLLTMEDAEDSDVTETAEPETAQEVIVENFCKTEEEQSPLEECIREEASSDISTESCHDLDPDDPELNSVLRVEIEAVSSDSDTDEKWRAIFSSSINKEDDDSYMDEILNLSARELFVQKVENNVDSPPETSEVLEEDIPDHEQIIEDPEDYTEHEFHFQEHPSNTAPSLFHGLSKISEDEEESNHALKQTTHTSSSMKGSTNKKVPPDYCVIQETKNENVSTEHVDFLVARNQWLKMEEETKCQVYQPSIRHNTCQGGHNSMYTPVRNIDRSKKEPELDSMTFSDYSQTHFSPCSEDSGLDDSSYRSPYDEPETPIEREIRLALEREENLRRERGLSKLSDSSECTVRPVILVPGKSDRRLSQEIDERRKVFETKEEDGRFPKSSNVKTPSFVITSSPSKSQLYQEVSGNNVIILEPDSYSSSPTHCAKDAASSQQIKKANEWPSEKSNVIILETPSVIIRSSSEFCLNSVCQDTQESTFLNNPFFKLRSRSTQSLIDEEIKMVKQREEELKIQRENLYSKEKYNVMSPSALDSLAFDKSAELPVKCKSSPSSPMKSPYKMDRSTLSCESKVKTFCS
- the palmdb gene encoding uncharacterized protein palmdb isoform X2, producing MEDRPSTLQPTRDPLCTASCPLCARLSGICVLCSRAAMEEADLLKERLQAITDKRKLQEDITRKKREIEEEKLKLQYLKKKALREQWLMDGLSPQSQQDQEAMKLQAHDEEQQTKVLQSNIHRMEKEIEALEIQEVTISENEALILKRLKEIEKTAEDIRKATTVEQKQTNGNEVNEDCSYTPNQKQKELEYFSEVVTMETGQQSEMAAVIDYKMDSVETEAIENKDTLEEAEPDWPNPDISEPTETKESVDILADLPQWPNETEKQPELEHSKDTEVPCQKEALVLDTEHNDLNRTESINSSVSDTPSSAGTVCENETVHKMQDQTDQEELENPVLLTMEDAEDSDVTETAEPETAQEVIVENFCKTEEEQSPLEECIREEASSDISTESCHDLDPDDPELNSVLRVEIEAVSSDSDTDEKWRAIFSSSINKEDDDSYMDEILNLSARELFVQKVENNVDSPPETSEVLEEDIPDHEQIIEDPEDYTEHEFHFQEHPSNTAPSLFHGLSKISEDEEESNHALKQTTHTSSSMKGSTNKKVPPDYCVIQETKNENVSTEHVDFLVARNQWLKMEEETKCQVYQPSIRHNTCQGGHNSMYTPVRNIDRSKKEPELDSMTFSDYSQTHFSPCSEDSGLDDSSYRSPYDEPETPIEREIRLALEREENLRRERGLSKLSDSSECTVRPVILVPGKSDRRLSQEIDERRKVFETKEEDGRFPKSSNVKTPSFVITSSPSKSQLYQEVSGNNVIILEPDSYSSSPTHCAKDAASSQQIKKANEWPSEKSNVIILETPSVIIRSSSEFCLNSVCQDTQESTFLNNPFFKLRSRSTQSLIDEEIKMVKQREEELKIQRENLYSKEKYNVMSPSALDSLAFDKSELPVKCKSSPSSPMKSPYKMDRSTLSCESKVKTFCS
- the palmdb gene encoding uncharacterized protein palmdb isoform X3, which gives rise to MEDRPSTLQPTRDPLCTASCPLCARLSGICVLCSRAAMEEADLLKERLQAITDKRKLQEDITRKKREIEEEKLKLQYLKKKALREQWLMDGLSPQSQQDQEAMKLQAHDEEQQTKVLQSNIHRMEKEIEALEIQEVTISENEALILKRLKEIEKTAEDIRKATTVEQKQTNGNEVNEDCSYTPNQKQKELEYFSEVVTMETGQQSEMAAVIDYKMDSVETEAIENKDTLEEAEPDWPNPDISEPTETKESVDILADLPQWPNETEKQPELEHSKDTEVPCQKEALVLDTEHNDLNRTESINSSVSDTPSSAGTVCENETVHKMQDQTDQEELENPVLLTMEDAEDSDVTETAEPETAQEVIVENFCKTEEEQSPLEECIREEASSDISTESCHDLDPDDPELNSVLRVEIEAVSSDSDTDEKWRAIFSSSINKEDDDSYMDEILNLSARELFVQKVENNVDSPPETSEVLEEDIPDHEQIIEDPEDYTEHEFHFQEHPSNTAPSLFHGLSKISEDEEESNHALKQTTHTSSSMKGSTNKKVPPDYCVIQETKNENVSTEHVDFLVARNQWLKMEEETKCQVYQPSIRHNTCQGGHNSMYTPVRNIDRSKKEPELDSMTFSDYSQTHFSPCSEDSGLDDSSYRSPYDEPETPIEREIRLALEREENLRRERGLSKLSDSSECTVRPVILVPGKSDRRLSQEIDERRKVFETKEEDGRFPKSSNVKTPSFVITSSPSKSQLYQEVSGNNVIILEPDSYSSSPTHCAKDAASSQQIKKANEWPSEKSNVIILETPSVIIRSSSEFCLNSVCQDTQESTFLNNPFFKLRSRSTQSLIDEEIKMVKQREEELKIQRENLYSKEKYNVMSPSALDSLAFDKSAELPVKCKSSPSSPMKSPYKMDRSTLSCESKII